Proteins from a single region of Theobroma cacao cultivar B97-61/B2 chromosome 10, Criollo_cocoa_genome_V2, whole genome shotgun sequence:
- the LOC18587553 gene encoding alpha-glucosidase 2 → MSKMANSEVKEAASDSTAGKMIFEPILEDGVFRFDCSANDRDAAYPSLSFMNSNDRDVPIMSNKVPLYIPSFECLLGQQLVKLELPVGTSFYGTGEVSGQLERTGKKVFTWNTDAWGYGPGTTSLYQSHPWVLAVLPNGEALGILADTTRRCEIDLRIKCRIQFNAPASFPVITFGPFPSPSAVLTSLSHAIGTVFMAPKWSLGYHQCRWSYDSEERVLEVARKFWEKGIPCDVIWMDIDYMDGFRYFTFDKERFPDPKSLVKDLHHIGFKAIWMPDPGIKHEKGYFVYDSGTDHDAWIQEANGMYFVGDVWPGPCVFPDFTQSKIRSWWANLVRDFISNGVDGIWNDMNEPAIFKAITKTMPESNIHRGDNELGGHQSHAHYHNAYGMLMARSTYEEMELADKRKHPFVLTRAGFIASQRYAAMWTRDNLSNWEHLHMSISMVLQLGLSGQPLSGPDIGGFAGNATPKLFGRWMGFGAMFPLCHGHSETDTINHEPWSFGEELKYVLKQEGLKIIILQLVRLSPKGVHGDFHCVWEFIAQA, encoded by the exons ATGTCTAAAATGGCTAATTCTGAAGTGAAGGAAGCAGCATCAGACTCCACTGCTGGGAAAATGATATTTGAGCCCATCTTGGAGGATGGAGTTTTCCGATTTGATTGCTCTGCAAACGATAGAGATGCAGCATATCCAAGTCTTTCATTTATGAATAGCAACGACAGGGATGTACCAATCATGAGTAACAAGGTTCCTTTGTATATCCCTTCTTTTGAGTGCCTTTTGGGACAGCAGCTTGTCAAACTTGAG CTTCCTGTTGGTACCTCATTTTATGGAACTGGAGAAGTTAGCGGGCAGCTAGAGCGAACAGGAAAAAAA GTTTTTACATGGAACACAGATGCATGGGGTTATGGTCCTGGAACTACATCCTTGTACCAATCACATCCTTGGGTGCTGGCTGTTCTTCCAAATGGGGAGGCATTGGGAATTCTAGCTGACACGACAAGGCGCTGTGAG ATTGATCTAAGGATCAAATGCAGAATTCAGTTTAATGCTCCAGCCTCATTTCCTGTTATTACATTTGGTCCATTTCCTTCACCCAGTGCAGTTTTGACATCTTTATCTCATGCAATTG GAACTGTTTTTATGGCTCCAAAATGGTCTTTAGGCTATCACCAATGCCGTTGGAGCTATGACTCTGAGGAGAGAGTTCTTGAG GTTGCAAGAAAGTTTTGGGAGAAGGGTATACCTTGTGACGTGATATGGATGGATATCGATTACATGGATGGCTTTCGTTATTTCACTTTTGACAAG GAGCGTTTCCCAGATCCAAAGTCTTTGGTGAAAGATCTCCACCATATTGGTTTCAAGGCAATATGGATGCCTGACCCAGGGATTAAACATGAAAAGGGTTACTTTGTTTATGATAGTGGGACTGATCATGATGCTTGGATACAGGAAGCAAATGGGATGTATTTTGTTG GGGATGTGTGGCCAGGGCCTTGTGTTTTTCCTGATTTTACACAGTCAAAAATTCGTTCTTGGTGGGCGAATTTAGTTAGAGATTTCATTTCTAATGGTGTCGATGGTATATGGAATGATATGAATGAGCCAGCTATTTTTA AAGCTATAACAAAAACAATGCCTGAGAGCAACATTCACCGGGGTGACAATGAACTTGGTGGTCATCAAAGTCATGCACACTATCACAAT GCATATGGGATGCTAATGGCAAGATCAACTTATGAAGAGATGGAACTAGCTGATAAAAGAAAGCACCCCTTTGTTCTAACTAGAGCTGGATTTATTGCGAGTCAAAGGTATGCTGCAATGTGGACAAGAGATAACCTTTCCAATTGGGAGCACCTTCACATGTCCATCTCCATGGTACTTCAATTG GGCCTAAGTGGTCAGCCCCTATCAGGACCTGATATTGGTGGGTTTGCTGGAAATGCAACACCCAAACTTTTTGGACGTTGGATGGGCTTTGGTGCTATGTTTCCATTATGTCATGGGCACTCAGAGACTGACACCATTAACCATGAACCATGGTCATTTGGTGAAGAG TTGAAATATGTGTTGAAACAAGAAGGattgaaaattatcattttacaaTTAGTGAGGTTGAGCCCTAAGGGAGTCCATGGTGATTTTCACTGTGTTTGGGAGTTCATTGCCCAAGCGTGA